A part of Planococcus sp. MB-3u-03 genomic DNA contains:
- a CDS encoding S1C family serine protease — translation MEKRMMQWLMVFLSAMILAACGGTETEAPPEAETEQTDSPVDTAAQEKAVMIANAKTHVYTIYTDFEQGSGFLFNNQGDILTNAHVVRDATFISLVNSDGQEFAGKVIGMSLDEDLALVRVEDLAGKEPLEQEMQPVDIGTPVIAIGSPENAANTATEGEITDTGVDFSEVFVYTDLYEMNALIKQGSSGGPLLDASTGRVLGINSVMLEDNPEIGYAIPLYLKKEMLDSWANNPDPLPESQLVEPSVKDAYFEEALLSSFIEAYYDLLPYSMNDEELNYYSSYLVQGSQAVEAVDSVVQEYSADGRVFDSVVPEVSSVEIEGDRAYVEAGAVFNYHEANGETGTIDHRRLYTVVIDEYGDYQIEYVEE, via the coding sequence ATGGAAAAACGGATGATGCAATGGCTGATGGTTTTCCTGTCGGCGATGATTCTCGCGGCTTGCGGAGGGACGGAGACAGAGGCGCCGCCCGAAGCTGAAACAGAGCAGACGGATTCCCCGGTCGATACGGCCGCTCAGGAAAAAGCCGTGATGATAGCGAATGCCAAGACACATGTCTACACGATCTATACCGATTTCGAGCAAGGGTCCGGCTTTTTATTCAATAACCAGGGCGACATTTTGACGAACGCCCATGTCGTGCGAGATGCCACGTTTATTTCACTCGTCAATAGCGACGGCCAGGAATTTGCCGGCAAAGTGATCGGCATGTCGCTCGATGAGGATTTGGCGCTTGTCCGTGTTGAAGACCTCGCAGGAAAAGAGCCACTTGAGCAGGAAATGCAACCGGTCGATATCGGCACACCGGTTATCGCCATCGGCAGCCCCGAGAACGCAGCGAATACTGCGACTGAAGGGGAAATCACCGACACCGGCGTCGATTTCTCGGAAGTCTTTGTCTATACGGATCTTTATGAAATGAATGCTTTGATCAAGCAGGGCTCAAGCGGCGGGCCGTTACTCGATGCAAGCACCGGCCGCGTGCTCGGCATCAATTCGGTCATGCTTGAAGACAATCCCGAAATCGGCTATGCAATCCCGCTTTATTTGAAAAAGGAAATGTTGGATAGCTGGGCGAACAACCCAGATCCGCTTCCTGAATCGCAATTGGTGGAACCGTCCGTAAAGGATGCGTATTTTGAAGAAGCGCTATTATCGAGTTTCATCGAAGCCTATTATGACTTGCTGCCGTATTCGATGAATGACGAGGAGCTGAATTATTATTCTTCCTATTTAGTACAGGGAAGCCAGGCGGTTGAAGCGGTAGACAGCGTCGTCCAAGAGTATTCAGCGGATGGCCGCGTGTTCGATTCCGTCGTGCCGGAAGTCAGTTCCGTCGAAATTGAAGGCGACCGTGCATACGTCGAAGCCGGCGCAGTATTCAATTACCACGAAGCAAACGGCGAGACCGGAACAATCGACCACCGGCGCCTCTATACCGTTGTGATCGATGAGTACGGGGATTATCAGATTGAATATGTAGAAGAATAA
- a CDS encoding DUF6359 domain-containing protein, giving the protein MTKSAFSKIFLSLLLALSAALPYMATAEAAETISVAEAIENNTGTATVKGFIVGTATSGTNYDQEAPFTSATNLGLADSPDETDPAKILPVQLPTGSTRAGLNLVDNPGNFKAEVTITGTLGAYFSVPGLRSANAFTILSEGEAPPTATPVENVQAARDSAGELISVEATVTTETGFWGGNAFYVQDETAGIYVYTSSASVTAGDIVRLEGKVSEYSGELQLQPNTVEVLNSGTELPEVQTISPAGVNEETQGERISIERVEITNLKSVNDYGTFEFTAVTENGEQVVVRNDNRNGLTFEDFTKQYKEGDLIYLSGIASKYNSTYQVKTLGFESFELVNKPAVYTDIFPGVVSEGTEITLASGLDNATIHYTLDGSEPTTDSAVYSEPIVLTQDTVIKAIAVTGETSEVFSFDYTVLKTEDLKIRDIQGQGHYSIYEDATVNEVTGVITHFYNGANFVIQDTEGDGDWKTSEAIIVNKSSASSSLAVGDVVTVAGTVEEWFYKGYSDMRENDLPLTRIRSTDVVKTATAELPEPIVIGEDVFPPTQNIDNDGLTEFQPEEDGIDFWESLELIRVSVAEAQIVGPQNYGEVFVVSKNATNNEFHKQDGILLEEDDFNPERITVTTGEGVVAKAGDTFAEAPVGVLGYGFGNYQIWTDETEVPEIVDGGTEPEQTWIENADDKLTVSTYNVENFSADPSHTSDAKAQRIAESFVNDLNSPDIIAMVEVQDSDGPIASKDSDATASYERLIEGIQAAGGPEYAWTDIAPEYNQDGGQPGGNIRVGFLYNPDRVDLSEGEKGTATEDNSWTDSGDLELNPGRVQPIPMPNTRKPLAAQFEFQGEEIVVIATHLNSKGGDQGLFGQNQPPEFTSEVERIELAHAINGFIEEGLEKNPELNVVVTGDMNDFEFTPALDALEGDILTNKVNDVPEEDRFSYYYQGNSQVLDHLLVTNNLADNTELDMVHINSMFMEEHGRASDHDPLLAQITFDKPQVPGEQEADPDLSGEEAVITAGEFDEDGTLDITFTEGTIDELLESGKDLTVQLEQANFTFTAANLQQLAEAAGEEMTLALAVDDAEQVDKRPALSDQLDIAVLGADGEELGLTLSEPMELNFLTNPDVKVQFGARQDDRGKWKIIQGDLNGETFTLEVNEFGNYTVITNKGQLKKSKK; this is encoded by the coding sequence GTGACAAAAAGCGCGTTCAGCAAGATCTTTTTGAGTCTCCTATTGGCTTTATCAGCTGCCTTGCCATATATGGCGACAGCCGAAGCAGCAGAAACCATTTCAGTTGCAGAAGCCATTGAAAACAATACAGGAACAGCAACGGTGAAAGGCTTTATCGTTGGGACTGCAACTAGCGGCACCAATTATGACCAGGAAGCTCCATTTACTTCAGCAACCAACTTAGGTTTGGCGGATTCCCCGGATGAAACCGACCCGGCGAAAATCTTGCCGGTTCAATTACCGACAGGATCGACTCGTGCCGGATTGAACCTTGTAGACAATCCAGGTAATTTCAAAGCAGAAGTGACAATAACCGGCACACTTGGAGCTTATTTCTCAGTTCCTGGCCTGCGTTCTGCTAATGCTTTTACAATCCTGTCTGAAGGCGAAGCACCGCCGACCGCGACACCGGTTGAAAATGTCCAAGCGGCACGTGACTCAGCAGGCGAATTGATTTCTGTCGAAGCGACTGTGACGACTGAAACAGGATTCTGGGGCGGCAACGCTTTCTATGTGCAGGATGAAACAGCGGGCATTTATGTCTACACATCGAGCGCGTCTGTAACGGCAGGCGATATCGTCCGCTTGGAAGGCAAGGTTTCCGAATACAGCGGCGAGTTGCAATTGCAGCCGAACACAGTAGAAGTCCTAAATTCCGGAACCGAATTGCCGGAAGTACAGACAATTTCACCGGCAGGCGTCAATGAAGAGACTCAAGGCGAACGCATTTCGATCGAACGCGTCGAAATCACTAACTTGAAATCCGTTAACGATTACGGAACGTTTGAGTTCACGGCAGTCACGGAAAATGGCGAGCAAGTCGTCGTCCGCAATGACAATCGCAATGGCTTGACGTTCGAAGATTTCACGAAACAATACAAAGAAGGCGACTTGATTTACCTTTCAGGCATCGCTTCGAAATACAACTCGACTTACCAAGTGAAAACGCTGGGCTTCGAGAGCTTCGAGCTTGTCAACAAGCCTGCTGTGTACACAGACATCTTCCCGGGCGTCGTCTCGGAAGGTACTGAAATCACGCTTGCAAGCGGCTTGGATAATGCAACAATCCATTACACCTTAGACGGATCAGAGCCGACAACGGACAGCGCAGTTTATTCTGAGCCGATCGTCCTGACGCAAGATACGGTGATCAAAGCGATCGCAGTGACAGGCGAAACATCAGAAGTTTTTTCATTTGATTACACGGTCCTGAAAACAGAGGACTTGAAAATCCGCGACATTCAAGGACAAGGGCATTACTCGATCTACGAAGATGCAACAGTGAATGAAGTGACGGGTGTCATCACGCATTTCTATAACGGCGCAAACTTTGTGATCCAAGATACAGAAGGTGACGGCGACTGGAAAACTTCAGAAGCGATCATCGTCAACAAATCATCTGCATCCAGCAGCCTGGCTGTCGGGGATGTCGTAACGGTCGCGGGAACGGTCGAAGAATGGTTCTATAAGGGCTATTCCGATATGCGCGAAAACGATTTGCCACTCACACGCATCCGTTCGACGGACGTTGTGAAAACAGCAACAGCAGAACTACCTGAACCGATCGTTATCGGCGAAGATGTCTTCCCACCGACTCAAAATATCGACAATGACGGCTTGACGGAATTCCAGCCGGAAGAAGACGGCATTGATTTCTGGGAGTCACTGGAATTGATACGTGTCAGCGTAGCTGAGGCACAAATCGTTGGCCCACAAAATTACGGCGAAGTATTCGTCGTATCGAAAAATGCGACAAATAATGAGTTCCACAAGCAAGACGGAATCCTTCTTGAAGAAGACGATTTCAATCCGGAACGTATCACCGTCACAACAGGTGAAGGCGTCGTCGCAAAAGCGGGCGATACATTTGCTGAAGCTCCAGTTGGCGTTCTCGGCTACGGATTCGGCAACTACCAGATCTGGACGGACGAAACCGAAGTGCCGGAAATTGTAGATGGCGGAACTGAGCCGGAACAGACATGGATCGAAAACGCAGATGATAAATTGACGGTTTCCACGTATAACGTCGAGAACTTCTCTGCAGACCCGAGCCACACATCAGATGCTAAAGCACAGCGCATCGCAGAATCATTCGTCAACGACTTGAACTCACCGGACATCATCGCGATGGTCGAAGTACAGGACAGCGACGGGCCGATTGCTTCAAAAGACTCTGATGCGACCGCTTCTTATGAGCGCCTCATCGAAGGCATCCAAGCTGCAGGCGGTCCTGAATACGCTTGGACAGACATCGCACCGGAATACAACCAGGATGGCGGACAGCCAGGCGGCAACATCCGCGTAGGCTTCTTGTACAATCCGGACCGCGTTGATTTGTCTGAAGGCGAAAAAGGAACAGCGACAGAGGACAACTCGTGGACAGATTCAGGCGACCTTGAATTGAACCCGGGACGCGTACAACCGATTCCAATGCCAAACACACGTAAGCCACTCGCGGCACAATTTGAATTCCAAGGCGAAGAAATTGTCGTTATCGCAACGCATTTGAACTCCAAAGGCGGAGACCAAGGCTTGTTTGGGCAAAACCAGCCGCCGGAATTCACTTCTGAAGTGGAACGCATTGAATTGGCGCATGCCATTAATGGCTTTATCGAAGAAGGACTCGAGAAGAATCCGGAACTCAATGTCGTCGTCACTGGCGATATGAACGATTTCGAATTCACGCCGGCACTTGATGCACTAGAAGGCGACATCTTGACGAACAAAGTCAACGATGTTCCTGAAGAAGACCGTTTCTCTTATTACTACCAAGGCAACTCGCAAGTGCTCGATCACTTGTTGGTGACGAACAATTTGGCGGACAACACAGAACTTGATATGGTCCATATTAACTCGATGTTTATGGAAGAACATGGACGCGCATCGGATCATGATCCACTACTTGCACAAATCACGTTCGACAAACCGCAAGTGCCTGGTGAACAGGAAGCGGATCCGGACCTTTCAGGTGAAGAAGCAGTCATCACAGCCGGTGAATTCGATGAAGACGGTACACTCGACATCACATTCACAGAAGGCACAATCGATGAACTTCTTGAAAGCGGCAAGGATTTGACCGTTCAACTGGAACAAGCGAACTTCACATTCACGGCAGCCAACCTCCAGCAATTAGCGGAAGCGGCTGGCGAAGAAATGACGCTTGCCCTTGCAGTCGATGACGCCGAACAAGTAGACAAACGCCCTGCACTCAGCGACCAGCTTGATATCGCTGTACTCGGAGCGGACGGCGAAGAACTCGGCCTGACACTCAGCGAACCGATGGAATTGAACTTCCTGACGAATCCGGATGTCAAAGTCCAATTCGGCGCACGCCAAGATGATAGAGGCAAATGGAAGATCATCCAGGGCGACCTGAATGGCGAAACTTTCACGCTTGAAGTGAACGAGTTCGGCAACTACACCGTTATTACGAACAAAGGGCAATTGAAGAAGAGCAAGAAATAA
- the murJ gene encoding murein biosynthesis integral membrane protein MurJ — protein sequence MGRKLAITGILFVIASLFLKISGLLRDMVIAYQFGDSYQSAAYFAAFALANTFILFFTTGMKNAFVPSFIHAQADGKGHHHFSQIIRGTMVLGLIVSAIGAVVSPLLLPLLFQFPNLQPDVRAEAIELSVALAVIFFIAVFLVSLNAVYEAYLDAENKFSLSVISQIIVIGSTILSTLLFADQIGAYSMAFGYLAGALLSYIAKRLWFVPKGSHKVIGKLDWEEIKPFSIIFIPVAITVMVGQVNLTIDNIFASSFSDSAVNYVNYAKNIVHFPQAIIGVTIGTIIFPILSKAIANANEKSFKQGIEYGLMLTLLVLLPAVAGMMWLMQDLITIVYERGAFTADATTATANVGYLYLGSVLFFSLQNILNKAFYSKKQGHVILRISLFSIALNVALNFLFIAILDSYLAIPLASSVMALVYFALNWIVFNRTQGKLDSRFIVKDAAKIFAATAAMLLPYGSHPEYSKIFISISASA from the coding sequence TTGGGTAGAAAACTTGCTATTACCGGTATTTTGTTTGTCATCGCGTCGCTGTTTTTGAAAATTTCCGGGCTTCTCCGGGATATGGTTATTGCCTATCAATTTGGGGATTCCTATCAATCAGCTGCATATTTCGCTGCATTCGCTTTGGCAAATACCTTTATTTTATTCTTCACTACCGGCATGAAGAACGCTTTCGTGCCAAGTTTCATCCATGCACAGGCGGATGGCAAGGGCCATCATCATTTCTCCCAGATCATCCGTGGAACGATGGTACTCGGATTGATTGTCTCCGCTATCGGCGCAGTAGTATCCCCGTTGCTATTGCCTTTGCTGTTTCAGTTCCCTAATCTTCAGCCCGATGTTCGAGCTGAAGCGATTGAATTGAGTGTTGCTTTAGCGGTCATCTTCTTCATAGCCGTTTTTCTAGTGTCATTGAACGCGGTTTACGAGGCCTATCTTGATGCGGAGAACAAATTCTCCCTGTCAGTCATTTCGCAGATCATCGTTATTGGCAGCACCATTCTAAGCACCTTGCTGTTTGCAGATCAGATCGGCGCCTACTCAATGGCGTTTGGTTATTTGGCCGGTGCGCTGTTATCGTATATTGCCAAACGGCTCTGGTTCGTCCCTAAAGGTAGCCATAAAGTAATCGGCAAACTCGATTGGGAAGAAATCAAGCCCTTTTCGATCATTTTCATCCCGGTCGCTATTACAGTTATGGTCGGCCAGGTCAATTTGACAATCGACAATATCTTTGCCAGTTCGTTCAGCGATTCAGCAGTCAACTACGTTAACTACGCCAAGAACATCGTCCACTTCCCGCAAGCGATCATCGGCGTAACCATCGGGACGATTATTTTCCCGATTTTGTCGAAAGCCATTGCGAATGCCAATGAAAAAAGTTTCAAGCAAGGTATCGAATATGGCTTGATGTTGACGCTTTTGGTTTTGCTGCCGGCTGTTGCGGGAATGATGTGGCTGATGCAAGATCTCATCACGATCGTCTATGAACGCGGCGCCTTTACAGCGGACGCGACGACAGCCACTGCCAATGTCGGCTATCTGTATCTGGGATCGGTATTGTTCTTCAGTTTGCAGAACATCTTGAACAAAGCTTTCTATTCAAAAAAACAAGGCCACGTCATTTTGCGCATTTCCTTGTTCTCCATCGCGCTCAATGTCGCATTGAACTTCCTGTTCATTGCCATTCTTGATTCGTATTTGGCGATTCCACTTGCTTCATCCGTCATGGCGCTCGTCTATTTTGCGCTTAACTGGATCGTCTTTAACCGAACGCAAGGCAAGCTCGATTCGCGCTTTATCGTGAAAGACGCGGCCAAGATTTTTGCAGCGACCGCTGCGATGCTATTACCTTATGGCTCGCATCCGGAATACTCGAAGATCTTCATATCTATATCCGCTTCGGCCTGA
- a CDS encoding PIG-L deacetylase family protein, which translates to MKQAIMKNAAPVLNPAIKASLRRFYKADKPLTPLEPAERVLVFAPHIDDETIGLGGTIRRYADAGAQVTIAIITDGKNSNAAPVEADALAETRKQELRSIQDLLGFTDVRYLDYPDSEIKHVASSERFGELIDEIRPDTIYTTSLIDAHPDHVYSAHLVADALKHTAHQPKVVREYEINCPVPPEEINCIMDITDQFPLKQRATEAFKSQVIAFDGFLALAEIKAAQTNDTNARYVETFIENTPQQFIQAADHLKTEDRQYENHFKQANRTVTLWWAIFKNLKLKKAIYQSR; encoded by the coding sequence ATGAAACAGGCAATCATGAAAAATGCTGCGCCGGTGCTGAATCCGGCGATCAAGGCATCCTTACGACGCTTTTACAAAGCGGACAAACCGCTCACTCCGCTTGAACCGGCGGAGCGCGTGCTTGTATTTGCGCCGCATATCGACGACGAAACGATTGGGCTTGGCGGAACCATCCGCCGTTATGCCGATGCCGGCGCGCAAGTCACCATCGCCATTATCACCGATGGCAAAAACAGCAACGCTGCTCCGGTTGAAGCCGATGCCTTGGCTGAAACCCGTAAGCAAGAGTTGCGCTCCATCCAGGATCTGCTCGGCTTCACAGATGTTCGTTATCTTGATTATCCTGACAGCGAGATCAAGCATGTCGCTTCGAGCGAACGTTTCGGAGAACTGATCGATGAGATCCGTCCTGATACAATCTATACAACGAGCTTGATCGACGCCCATCCGGATCATGTGTACAGCGCCCATTTGGTGGCTGATGCCTTGAAGCATACGGCCCATCAGCCAAAAGTCGTCCGCGAATATGAGATCAATTGCCCTGTACCGCCAGAGGAAATCAATTGTATTATGGACATTACCGATCAATTCCCGCTCAAACAACGGGCGACTGAAGCATTCAAAAGCCAAGTGATCGCATTCGATGGATTTTTGGCGCTCGCTGAAATCAAAGCTGCCCAAACAAACGATACAAACGCACGCTACGTAGAAACCTTCATCGAAAACACACCGCAGCAATTTATCCAGGCGGCCGATCACTTGAAGACCGAAGACCGCCAGTACGAAAATCATTTCAAGCAAGCGAACCGCACCGTCACTTTGTGGTGGGCCATCTTCAAGAATTTGAAGTTGAAAAAGGCGATTTATCAAAGCCGCTAA
- a CDS encoding O-antigen ligase family protein — protein sequence MNFFKNDNEKWFWLIALIAIMLIGYSELAIIGYALTAVLFAYAFINPKHGILLLFVYIPVREFVTQYNPGLSYLTEAIVFGALFQVFWMNRKTIGKLFHFKNFEYAYFAFLAIGSISALIMGISPILIAMQLRQFLLFYLVYYIVYRIGITRKDLVNLVWIFIWTAILVIIQAITEKLSIRNMFLPESWEAMALSAKNRVRIYGMLGNPNVLGIYLMFAFIAFYYAKNKLKEFNPRYMDILNVLLVGILVLTYSRGTWGGFLIAAIAFLIMTRKLSILIDFVKYTAIALVLVVLPLNLLTNYFESTDIGSEKVTNIQQFDVGGQSGFRDRIGSTFSEDTVTGSQSSGRLFIVKTGFEVFKDYPIIGTGFATFGDSTTLSNGSPIYDEYEIGHKFYSDNQYIQIIVQTGVLGVIAFAAFLLLMLWRYGKKHKESYLYSLTASILLGAYFMGLVYNLWESDIFGLAFFALLAAASRREDFGFRDDGETL from the coding sequence ATGAACTTTTTTAAGAACGATAACGAAAAATGGTTTTGGCTCATCGCCTTGATCGCCATCATGTTAATAGGTTATTCAGAGCTCGCCATCATCGGCTATGCCCTGACGGCCGTGTTGTTCGCCTATGCGTTCATCAATCCGAAGCACGGTATCCTGTTGCTGTTCGTCTACATCCCGGTCCGTGAATTTGTCACGCAATACAACCCGGGGCTCAGCTATTTGACCGAAGCTATCGTATTCGGTGCGCTGTTCCAGGTATTCTGGATGAACCGCAAAACAATAGGGAAATTATTCCACTTCAAGAACTTCGAATACGCCTATTTCGCTTTTCTGGCCATTGGTTCGATTTCTGCACTTATCATGGGCATCAGCCCGATCCTGATCGCTATGCAATTGCGCCAGTTCCTGCTCTTTTACCTGGTGTATTACATCGTCTACCGCATTGGGATCACACGTAAAGACCTCGTCAACCTCGTGTGGATTTTCATCTGGACAGCGATTTTGGTCATCATCCAGGCGATCACTGAAAAACTGTCCATCCGCAATATGTTCCTGCCAGAATCATGGGAGGCCATGGCGTTGTCGGCGAAAAACCGCGTACGCATATACGGCATGCTCGGCAACCCGAACGTGCTCGGCATTTACTTGATGTTCGCATTCATCGCCTTCTATTACGCGAAGAATAAATTGAAGGAATTCAATCCGCGCTATATGGATATTTTGAATGTCCTATTGGTCGGTATTTTGGTACTGACGTATTCACGTGGCACTTGGGGCGGATTCTTGATCGCCGCCATCGCCTTCCTGATCATGACGCGCAAACTGAGCATACTCATCGACTTCGTCAAATATACGGCGATTGCACTGGTACTCGTTGTTTTGCCGTTGAATCTATTGACTAATTACTTTGAGAGCACCGACATTGGTTCTGAAAAAGTCACCAATATTCAGCAATTCGATGTCGGTGGACAGTCTGGCTTCCGCGACCGCATCGGCAGTACGTTCAGCGAAGACACTGTCACCGGCAGCCAAAGCTCGGGCCGCTTGTTCATCGTCAAAACCGGCTTTGAAGTATTTAAAGACTATCCTATTATCGGGACTGGATTTGCCACGTTCGGCGATTCCACTACCCTCTCAAACGGCTCGCCGATTTATGATGAATACGAAATCGGCCACAAGTTCTATTCCGATAACCAATACATCCAAATCATTGTCCAAACGGGCGTACTCGGCGTTATCGCCTTTGCTGCTTTCTTGCTGTTGATGCTTTGGCGCTATGGCAAGAAGCATAAGGAAAGCTATCTGTATTCACTAACTGCCAGCATCTTGCTGGGTGCGTATTTCATGGGCCTTGTTTACAACCTATGGGAATCCGATATTTTCGGGCTCGCGTTCTTCGCACTTCTAGCTGCAGCGTCTCGCCGGGAAGATTTCGGATTCCGGGATGACGGTGAAACCTTATGA
- a CDS encoding GNAT family N-acetyltransferase, which produces MIRLYQTGDEIGINALYEKVFGKKRSLAEWQWKFETFPESATIVVSEEDGHINGHAAFLKLTARQQGTELSLGERVDIMVDPDFQGRGIYKQIVSRMIQECEAEGLDILYGFPAETAKQVFMKVAGGKDLGNVPRFLAVNKPGALLAAKVGKLKAIQSPLDKVFSVSVPKKSTHQLRELGDRLAVADMLYGRFENQYPLHAKRSGGYIERRFLDHPTKDYQVYTLEQNGYAEGYCVLHEETKENGVSFATIVDLFGPNDEAIIADQLKAIRRFTKADALNCWAVPDSPRYRALKKAGFFHINSPMPFVIKDFTGTGAYDELADWHLSQSDVDSY; this is translated from the coding sequence ATGATCCGCCTTTACCAGACAGGCGACGAAATCGGCATCAATGCCCTTTATGAAAAAGTGTTCGGCAAAAAGCGTTCACTTGCTGAATGGCAATGGAAATTCGAGACCTTTCCAGAGAGCGCGACAATTGTCGTTTCAGAAGAAGACGGCCACATTAACGGCCATGCCGCTTTCTTGAAGCTGACGGCGCGCCAGCAAGGAACGGAACTATCACTTGGCGAACGGGTCGACATCATGGTCGATCCAGATTTCCAAGGGCGCGGCATCTACAAGCAAATCGTCTCCCGCATGATCCAGGAATGTGAAGCGGAAGGGCTCGATATCCTCTACGGTTTCCCTGCTGAAACGGCTAAGCAAGTGTTCATGAAAGTGGCTGGCGGCAAGGATCTCGGGAATGTCCCCCGCTTTCTTGCCGTCAATAAGCCAGGAGCTTTGCTTGCGGCAAAGGTCGGCAAGTTAAAAGCGATCCAGTCGCCGCTCGACAAAGTGTTTTCTGTGAGCGTTCCAAAAAAGAGCACGCATCAATTGCGTGAACTTGGCGATCGCCTCGCAGTGGCCGATATGTTATACGGACGTTTTGAAAATCAATACCCGCTTCATGCCAAACGCAGCGGCGGCTATATCGAGCGTCGTTTCCTTGACCATCCGACAAAGGATTACCAAGTGTATACTTTAGAGCAGAATGGCTATGCAGAAGGCTATTGCGTTCTGCACGAGGAAACGAAAGAAAATGGCGTGAGCTTTGCAACGATTGTTGATTTGTTCGGGCCGAATGATGAAGCGATCATTGCGGATCAATTGAAGGCAATCCGCCGCTTCACTAAAGCAGACGCGCTCAATTGCTGGGCCGTGCCGGATAGCCCGCGCTACCGTGCATTGAAGAAAGCCGGCTTTTTCCATATCAATAGCCCGATGCCGTTTGTCATCAAAGATTTCACTGGCACGGGTGCCTATGACGAGCTGGCTGATTGGCATTTGTCGCAGTCGGATGTTGATTCGTATTAA
- a CDS encoding bifunctional metallophosphatase/5'-nucleotidase produces the protein MQKIVTFLAAIMVAFTAFLIWPQKDQSEGFGDAEAPDRKETASTDTKPDESPEPEPVEPEPFELTLIHTNDTHTVMDNIARRASLIEDIRETSTHHLLLSAGDVTSWEIGRKAQDSLANAVFMNHLDYDGMVLGNHEFDLGEGVVDHGPLSTYVEHAAHPVLGANVDFSQDQFLEPYAYYSYTEEPVDGRINKGFVQTVGDEKIGIFGITHYKEVVTVPGDVSFADYTEAAKNAVAHFESIGIDKIVALTHIGVGHDRTLAKEVPGIDVIIGGHSHVTTNPPNQIGDTLVVQTGEYDTNLGELNVVFDEAGKIVDHSGKLHPTKNAEIHPDTARVQELFDEATALGIVSYEDFIGHVIKAGELDTYEAFIK, from the coding sequence ATGCAAAAAATCGTAACATTCTTAGCGGCGATCATGGTCGCCTTCACAGCCTTCCTCATTTGGCCGCAAAAAGACCAAAGTGAAGGGTTTGGGGATGCAGAAGCACCAGACCGAAAAGAAACAGCTTCAACAGACACCAAGCCAGATGAATCGCCGGAACCAGAACCCGTGGAACCTGAACCGTTCGAACTGACTTTGATCCATACGAACGACACCCATACAGTTATGGACAATATCGCACGGCGAGCTTCACTGATTGAAGACATTCGCGAAACCAGCACCCATCATCTTTTATTATCGGCAGGGGATGTGACCTCTTGGGAAATTGGGCGAAAAGCGCAGGATTCGCTCGCCAATGCCGTGTTCATGAACCACCTCGATTACGACGGGATGGTGCTCGGCAACCACGAGTTCGACCTCGGTGAAGGAGTCGTCGACCATGGCCCGCTCAGCACCTACGTAGAACATGCGGCGCATCCAGTGCTTGGCGCCAATGTCGACTTCTCGCAAGATCAATTCCTTGAACCCTATGCATACTATAGCTATACGGAAGAGCCCGTAGATGGCCGCATCAATAAAGGCTTCGTGCAAACAGTTGGCGACGAAAAAATCGGCATCTTCGGCATCACGCATTATAAGGAAGTCGTGACCGTACCTGGTGACGTATCGTTCGCAGATTATACAGAAGCTGCTAAAAATGCCGTCGCTCATTTTGAATCGATCGGCATCGATAAAATCGTGGCGCTGACACATATCGGCGTCGGGCATGATCGGACATTGGCCAAAGAAGTGCCAGGAATCGACGTCATTATCGGCGGCCACTCGCACGTTACGACCAACCCGCCGAACCAGATCGGCGATACCTTGGTCGTGCAGACCGGCGAATACGATACCAACCTCGGTGAACTGAACGTCGTTTTCGACGAAGCAGGCAAGATCGTCGACCATTCCGGCAAACTGCACCCGACCAAAAACGCAGAAATCCATCCAGACACAGCACGCGTGCAGGAACTGTTCGATGAAGCCACAGCACTCGGCATCGTCAGCTACGAAGACTTTATCGGACATGTCATCAAAGCCGGCGAACTCGATACATATGAAGCGTTTATCAAGTGA